The following are from one region of the Paenibacillus bovis genome:
- a CDS encoding GNAT family N-acetyltransferase, with amino-acid sequence MTWHIKHFNELNTRELYQILKERTDIFVVEQNCPYPEVDGRDVDCYHLFKLENEQIAAYARLLPPGVAYPQASIGRVIVPAIHRGKGYAGELFARAVDFIQQELNEVEIKIQAQEYLCRFYGAYGFEPISESYLEDGIPHVDMLLKERRVQQQV; translated from the coding sequence ATGACCTGGCATATCAAGCATTTTAATGAGCTGAATACAAGGGAGTTATATCAGATTCTAAAAGAGCGTACCGATATTTTTGTGGTCGAACAAAATTGTCCTTATCCTGAAGTAGATGGCAGGGATGTGGACTGCTACCATCTGTTCAAGCTGGAGAACGAGCAGATCGCAGCCTACGCACGTCTGCTGCCGCCGGGAGTGGCTTATCCACAGGCTTCGATTGGCAGGGTCATCGTCCCAGCGATTCATCGTGGCAAAGGGTATGCCGGTGAGTTGTTTGCACGTGCCGTGGATTTTATCCAGCAGGAGTTGAACGAAGTGGAAATCAAAATTCAGGCGCAGGAGTATCTATGCCGCTTTTACGGTGCATATGGATTTGAGCCGATCTCCGAGTCCTATCTGGAAGACGGCATCCCGCATGTGGATATGCTGCTAAAAGAGCGCAGAGTACAGCAGCAGGTCTAA
- a CDS encoding GH36-type glycosyl hydrolase domain-containing protein yields MSTVQNQSTTQQNQLFQNEYGYFTENGREYVITNPRTPRPWSNIISNGDYSFMVSQAGGGASWRGNAGQNRITRLFQDVIKDSWGKFIYLRDRSSGKFWSAAWKPVMAEFEHYEVRHGIGYSVFTQQVDGIRSELTVFVAPDAPLEIMQLKITNNSGQTRELDATTYFEWAPGFAPDEHREFHKIFMNSEYREDLNAIQLEKYLWAFPDEKGRSNNVSWPYTAFHAASEQPSSYDADKESFVGMYGEESRPQAMQDQELAGHTGRFGDAAASLRVAVKLEPGASHTVVFTIGAAEHEKEDAAALIREYTSVEAAERTLARVHEFWSELIDTEEIQTPDPAMNIMTNVWLKYQSISCRLWGKTAYYQVSAGYGFRDQLQDSQIFLTNKPELMRKQILMHASQQFQEGDVLHWWFTIRGGGPRTRCSDDLLWLPFIMDSYLKETQDYQILDEITPFLDGGEATVYEHCKRAIEKSFLRFSPRGVPLMGEHDWNDGLSAIGYDWKGESFWVGEFLYMILGSFAPVAQRRGDQAFADKMIEVQGSLKQTLNEYGWDGEWYLQATTDDGLKVGSKENEEGQIFLNPQIWAVISGVADEERGQQAMASVSKHLLRDYGSLLLYPAYTKVRRDIGYITRYAPGLRENGGVYTHAATWAVWAYTLAGQPEKAYEAYSKICPPNRSDDPNGYVGEPYVTPGNSDGPISPNYGRGGWTWYTGSSQWLQRMATNWILGVRAEHEGLLVDPSIPSEWPEFSYRRNFRGATYLIHVDNAAGVSRGVKSITVDGKEIEGNILPDFQDGKKHEVKVIMG; encoded by the coding sequence ATGTCTACTGTACAAAATCAATCCACAACGCAGCAAAATCAGCTTTTCCAAAATGAATATGGATATTTCACCGAAAATGGCCGGGAGTATGTGATTACCAATCCACGTACACCGCGTCCCTGGAGCAATATTATTAGTAATGGCGATTACTCCTTTATGGTATCCCAGGCAGGTGGCGGCGCTTCTTGGCGAGGCAATGCCGGACAGAACCGGATTACGCGTCTGTTCCAGGATGTGATCAAGGATTCATGGGGCAAATTCATCTATCTGCGTGACCGCAGCTCCGGCAAGTTCTGGTCTGCTGCATGGAAGCCGGTAATGGCTGAATTTGAACATTATGAAGTACGTCATGGTATTGGATATAGCGTATTCACCCAGCAGGTCGACGGAATCCGCAGCGAATTGACCGTATTCGTGGCACCGGATGCTCCACTGGAAATTATGCAGTTAAAAATTACCAATAACAGCGGACAGACGCGTGAACTGGATGCAACTACTTATTTTGAATGGGCACCGGGGTTTGCACCGGACGAGCATCGTGAATTCCACAAAATCTTTATGAACTCGGAATATCGCGAAGATCTTAATGCTATTCAACTGGAAAAATACTTATGGGCATTCCCTGATGAAAAAGGACGCAGCAATAATGTAAGCTGGCCGTATACCGCTTTCCATGCTGCCAGTGAGCAGCCATCTTCCTATGATGCGGATAAGGAATCTTTTGTCGGTATGTACGGCGAAGAATCACGCCCACAGGCGATGCAGGATCAAGAGCTGGCAGGGCATACCGGACGTTTTGGCGATGCTGCAGCTTCTCTGCGTGTTGCTGTCAAGCTGGAACCGGGCGCTTCCCATACGGTCGTATTCACGATCGGAGCCGCCGAGCATGAGAAGGAAGACGCCGCAGCATTGATCCGCGAATATACGAGCGTGGAAGCCGCTGAGCGTACACTGGCACGGGTACACGAATTCTGGAGCGAATTGATCGATACCGAAGAGATTCAGACACCGGATCCGGCGATGAATATTATGACGAATGTATGGCTTAAGTATCAATCTATTTCCTGTCGCCTATGGGGTAAAACTGCTTATTATCAAGTGAGCGCAGGATACGGTTTCCGCGATCAGCTGCAGGATTCCCAGATTTTCCTGACCAATAAACCGGAATTGATGCGCAAGCAGATTCTGATGCATGCTTCCCAGCAGTTCCAGGAAGGCGACGTGCTGCACTGGTGGTTCACTATCCGCGGAGGCGGACCACGTACTCGTTGTTCCGATGATCTGTTATGGCTTCCGTTCATCATGGATTCCTATCTGAAAGAAACCCAGGATTATCAGATTCTGGACGAAATCACTCCATTCCTCGACGGCGGAGAGGCAACGGTATATGAGCATTGCAAGCGTGCTATCGAGAAATCATTCCTGCGTTTCAGCCCGCGCGGCGTACCATTGATGGGTGAGCATGACTGGAATGATGGTTTGAGTGCAATCGGTTATGACTGGAAAGGCGAGAGCTTCTGGGTGGGCGAGTTCCTGTATATGATTCTTGGCAGCTTTGCACCAGTGGCACAGCGCCGTGGTGATCAGGCTTTTGCAGACAAAATGATCGAAGTACAGGGCAGTCTCAAGCAGACGTTGAATGAATATGGCTGGGATGGCGAATGGTATCTGCAGGCGACAACCGATGATGGTCTCAAAGTAGGCTCCAAGGAAAATGAAGAAGGACAGATTTTCCTGAATCCGCAAATCTGGGCAGTTATTTCTGGCGTAGCTGACGAAGAACGTGGTCAGCAGGCGATGGCTAGTGTCAGCAAGCATCTGCTGCGTGATTACGGCTCCTTGCTGCTGTATCCGGCTTATACCAAAGTACGCCGTGATATCGGCTACATTACCCGCTATGCACCGGGTCTGCGCGAGAATGGCGGTGTCTATACTCACGCCGCTACATGGGCAGTATGGGCTTATACACTGGCCGGTCAACCGGAGAAAGCATATGAAGCTTACAGCAAAATCTGTCCGCCAAACCGTTCGGATGATCCAAATGGCTACGTAGGCGAGCCTTATGTAACGCCAGGTAACTCCGATGGTCCGATTTCGCCAAATTATGGCCGCGGCGGCTGGACGTGGTACACAGGCTCTTCCCAATGGCTGCAGCGTATGGCAACCAACTGGATTCTGGGTGTTCGCGCAGAGCACGAAGGGTTGCTGGTCGATCCGAGCATTCCATCCGAATGGCCGGAGTTCAGCTACCGTCGTAACTTCCGCGGGGCAACCTATCTGATTCATGTAGACAATGCAGCAGGCGTATCCCGTGGCGTGAAGTCCATTACAGTAGACGGCAAAGAAATTGAAGGCAATATTCTACCGGACTTCCAGGATGGCAAAAAGCATGAAGTGAAAGTTATCATGGGCTAA
- a CDS encoding DUF4253 domain-containing protein, protein MDYLDCEYELFEDINDGAFIVEAYERMSKQGKQDGFIPLIIVVSNVLAEVIENVLEEIEDGPSPDGIHYFRQEVIKDAMQIDVPQLLEQRWNDSIADEDEFDDEHSNLYGDFIPAVAEHELYSYLNGTVPYPEIIIACIPITAAWELAAWVPMGGFNDCPLPEEQVAVFKYWYDHYGAVPAIVSHNTWELKLTRPPADNHVAELLAREHFAFCSDRVYQAEESTATIRSLASHLKHSTTWYFWWD, encoded by the coding sequence TTGGATTATCTGGATTGTGAATATGAATTATTTGAAGATATCAACGATGGAGCATTTATTGTGGAAGCTTATGAACGGATGAGTAAACAGGGTAAGCAGGACGGATTTATTCCTCTTATTATTGTAGTTAGTAATGTTCTGGCAGAAGTGATTGAAAATGTTCTCGAAGAAATCGAAGATGGACCTTCACCTGATGGTATCCATTATTTTCGTCAAGAGGTAATCAAAGATGCTATGCAGATCGATGTGCCTCAGTTACTTGAACAGCGCTGGAATGACAGTATTGCAGACGAAGATGAGTTTGATGATGAACATTCTAATTTATATGGAGATTTCATTCCTGCAGTAGCAGAGCATGAGTTGTATAGTTATCTGAATGGAACAGTACCGTATCCCGAGATTATTATTGCGTGTATTCCAATTACGGCAGCCTGGGAGCTGGCGGCCTGGGTACCTATGGGGGGATTTAATGATTGTCCACTTCCTGAAGAACAGGTGGCGGTGTTTAAATACTGGTATGACCATTATGGAGCTGTACCTGCTATTGTTTCTCATAATACCTGGGAATTGAAGCTGACTCGTCCACCTGCAGATAACCACGTGGCTGAATTGCTGGCAAGAGAACATTTTGCCTTTTGCAGTGATCGTGTCTATCAGGCAGAGGAGTCTACAGCTACTATCCGCAGTCTAGCAAGTCATTTGAAGCATTCAACAACCTGGTATTTTTGGTGGGATTAA
- a CDS encoding carbohydrate ABC transporter permease: MDIQVRPVYKTIVIALLVIGAIAMCIPFIWMILSSFKPESEVTSLTPTFWPQEPTMHNFTRLFTEMNFQQYLINTLIIVFFSFIGLFLNAAAGYAFAKFNFPGKNVLYYLVLGTMMIPSQVTMIPVYLILNEMHLTNTMAGIVLPGMVNAFGIFLFRQFMTSIPNDLIEAARLDGAGEIRTFFQLVIPIAKPIFAVQGILTFIGGWNSFLWPLIVANDESLYTLSVGLSLLKGQYGGDFAIQMAGASFMVIPILIIFIFAQRHIIEGYTISGMK; the protein is encoded by the coding sequence ATGGATATTCAAGTGAGACCCGTTTACAAAACTATAGTGATTGCACTGCTGGTTATTGGTGCAATAGCAATGTGTATACCATTCATATGGATGATTCTGTCGTCCTTTAAGCCGGAGAGCGAGGTTACTTCACTAACGCCTACGTTCTGGCCGCAGGAACCGACCATGCATAATTTCACCCGTTTGTTTACCGAGATGAACTTTCAGCAATACCTGATCAATACACTGATCATCGTCTTTTTCTCCTTTATTGGATTGTTCCTGAACGCAGCAGCCGGATATGCTTTTGCCAAGTTCAACTTTCCGGGGAAAAATGTGCTGTATTATCTGGTACTGGGAACCATGATGATTCCTTCCCAGGTAACGATGATTCCGGTTTATTTGATCCTGAATGAAATGCATCTGACCAACACAATGGCAGGGATTGTGCTGCCCGGTATGGTTAACGCCTTTGGTATTTTCCTGTTCCGTCAGTTTATGACTTCTATTCCGAATGACTTGATCGAAGCGGCAAGACTGGATGGTGCAGGGGAGATACGTACTTTCTTCCAGCTCGTTATTCCGATTGCCAAGCCGATCTTTGCCGTACAGGGGATTCTGACCTTTATCGGCGGCTGGAACAGCTTCCTGTGGCCACTGATTGTAGCCAATGACGAGAGTCTGTACACGCTGTCTGTCGGCCTGTCCCTGCTCAAAGGTCAATATGGCGGAGACTTTGCTATTCAGATGGCCGGAGCATCCTTTATGGTTATTCCAATTCTGATCATCTTTATTTTCGCACAGCGTCATATTATTGAAGGCTATACGATCTCTGGTATGAAATAA
- a CDS encoding sugar ABC transporter substrate-binding protein has translation MAKLWKSMIACMLVFSIVLAGCSGQDKTTTADGKRILKIWGMGGEGGSLPDMVAAFEKANPEIDVQVQQIPWGSAHDKLLTAVASKSGPDVIQMGMTWIPEFANAGALMDLTPYMEQYPNLKPENFFEGARETMKFNDQMISVPWYMETRVLYYRTDLLKEVGYNEPPKTWAELKDAATKLAARGNGNYGILLDNQDAAFTLPFAWENGSEVISNNQAQFNQPPYIEAVNYLTSFYKEGLAPTQSDMQLLPAFGQGMVPMFFSGPWSINQIHETAPQIDGKWSTALIPAKEEGGKSASVLGGSNWSVFSSAVNKDDAVKFISFMSDPANQVKYYELSKDLPSTLKAWEDKAFSSNEQVKTFREQMETSRTSPFVKSWEAIGTLIKDSLQQINLGGADVQKQMEELNTQANELLKD, from the coding sequence ATGGCTAAACTATGGAAATCCATGATTGCATGTATGCTTGTATTCTCGATTGTACTGGCTGGATGTAGTGGTCAGGACAAAACGACCACAGCGGATGGAAAACGGATTCTGAAAATATGGGGTATGGGCGGCGAAGGCGGATCTTTGCCAGATATGGTTGCGGCATTTGAAAAAGCAAATCCGGAGATTGATGTACAGGTTCAGCAGATTCCATGGGGATCGGCGCATGATAAACTGCTGACGGCTGTCGCTTCCAAAAGCGGACCCGATGTTATCCAGATGGGAATGACCTGGATTCCGGAGTTTGCCAATGCCGGTGCATTGATGGATCTAACTCCTTATATGGAGCAGTATCCGAATCTCAAGCCGGAGAATTTCTTCGAAGGTGCGAGAGAAACGATGAAATTCAACGATCAAATGATCAGCGTGCCATGGTACATGGAGACACGGGTACTCTATTATCGTACCGACCTGCTCAAGGAAGTCGGTTACAATGAACCGCCGAAAACATGGGCAGAGTTGAAAGACGCTGCCACCAAACTGGCTGCACGTGGCAATGGTAATTATGGTATTTTGCTGGATAACCAGGATGCAGCGTTTACGCTTCCGTTTGCCTGGGAAAATGGCAGTGAAGTCATCAGCAATAATCAAGCTCAGTTCAATCAGCCTCCTTATATAGAAGCCGTTAACTATTTGACCAGCTTCTACAAAGAAGGACTGGCACCCACACAGAGTGATATGCAGCTGCTGCCTGCATTTGGTCAGGGCATGGTTCCTATGTTCTTTAGTGGTCCATGGTCAATTAACCAGATTCATGAAACAGCACCGCAGATCGATGGTAAATGGTCGACTGCACTGATCCCTGCCAAAGAAGAAGGCGGCAAAAGTGCTTCTGTACTCGGCGGTTCGAACTGGAGCGTATTCAGCAGTGCTGTAAATAAAGATGATGCTGTGAAATTTATTTCCTTTATGAGTGATCCTGCCAACCAGGTGAAATACTATGAATTGTCCAAAGATCTGCCTTCTACCCTAAAAGCATGGGAAGACAAAGCGTTCAGCAGCAATGAGCAAGTCAAAACATTCCGTGAGCAAATGGAAACATCCCGCACATCACCATTCGTCAAGTCCTGGGAAGCGATCGGTACCCTGATCAAAGATTCGCTGCAGCAGATTAATCTGGGTGGTGCAGATGTGCAGAAACAAATGGAAGAACTGAATACACAGGCAAATGAATTGTTAAAAGACTAA
- a CDS encoding carbohydrate ABC transporter permease — protein sequence MQKAWQSLAKHRYPYLFIAPTLIILFIFSFIPILVAVFISFTNMDLAGLANWSNIKFNGADNFVQLFGDAVFRKSMFNTLIYVVVGVPLVVLLSMAIAILINQGTSWLFKTFRVIYYMPSITNIVAVAVIWGYLYNSQYGLINQMLGFFGFDPVRWLQGPTIAKFSLIIMAVWKAIGLNMIIFLAALQGIPRTYYEAAQIDGASRWQQLTKITVPLLGFATFFVSITTLIGWIQFFEEPLVMTKGDPLNGTTSMALFIYNTGFQRSDFGYAAAGSIVLFAIIIVVTIIQFKVRKKDSDVEY from the coding sequence ATGCAGAAGGCCTGGCAATCGTTGGCCAAGCACAGATATCCTTATCTGTTTATTGCGCCAACACTAATCATTCTATTTATCTTTTCATTTATCCCGATTCTGGTCGCCGTATTTATCAGTTTTACGAATATGGATCTGGCCGGACTGGCGAACTGGTCCAATATCAAGTTTAACGGTGCAGATAACTTTGTTCAGCTATTTGGCGATGCGGTGTTCCGCAAGTCGATGTTCAATACGCTGATCTATGTTGTGGTCGGTGTACCTCTGGTTGTCCTCCTGTCGATGGCAATAGCCATCCTGATTAACCAGGGTACCAGCTGGCTGTTCAAAACATTCCGTGTTATTTACTACATGCCTTCTATTACGAATATCGTCGCTGTAGCCGTGATCTGGGGATATCTGTACAATTCCCAGTACGGCTTGATCAACCAGATGTTGGGATTCTTCGGCTTTGATCCGGTTCGCTGGCTTCAAGGACCGACAATCGCCAAGTTCTCCCTGATTATTATGGCAGTATGGAAAGCAATCGGTCTGAATATGATCATTTTCCTGGCTGCACTACAGGGTATTCCGCGTACGTATTATGAAGCAGCACAGATTGACGGAGCCAGCCGCTGGCAGCAGCTCACCAAAATTACGGTACCGCTGCTTGGATTTGCGACTTTCTTCGTCTCGATCACGACTTTGATTGGCTGGATTCAATTCTTCGAGGAACCGCTCGTTATGACCAAGGGCGATCCACTGAACGGAACAACATCCATGGCCCTGTTTATTTACAATACAGGCTTCCAGCGCAGTGACTTCGGTTATGCAGCAGCAGGCTCGATTGTATTGTTCGCGATCATCATTGTTGTAACGATTATTCAATTCAAAGTACGCAAAAAAGACAGCGATGTAGAGTATTAA